One genomic segment of Sanyastnella coralliicola includes these proteins:
- a CDS encoding SufE family protein, producing MSIEEKQQEVIEEFAFFDDWMQKYEHIIELGKELPLIDAASKDEDHLIKGCQSRVWLNAERSDDGTVIFTADSDAIITKGMIALMVRVLSGQRPEDIANADLHFVKEIGLHEHLSPTRSNGLVSMIKQMKFYGVAFQGAQQ from the coding sequence ATGAGTATTGAAGAGAAACAGCAAGAGGTCATTGAAGAATTCGCCTTCTTCGATGATTGGATGCAGAAGTACGAGCACATCATTGAATTAGGAAAGGAACTTCCCCTCATTGATGCTGCGAGTAAAGATGAAGACCACCTGATCAAGGGGTGCCAGTCACGTGTTTGGTTGAATGCCGAACGTAGCGATGACGGGACTGTCATTTTCACTGCAGATAGCGACGCCATCATCACCAAAGGGATGATCGCTTTGATGGTCAGAGTTCTTTCAGGACAACGACCAGAAGACATCGCCAATGCTGACTTGCATTTCGTGAAGGAGATTGGCTTGCATGAGCACCTATCACCAACACGCAGCAACGGCTTGGTTTCCATGATCAAGCAAATGAAATTCTACGGCGTTGCTTTTCAAGGAGCTCAGCAATAG
- a CDS encoding SUF system Fe-S cluster assembly protein — protein sequence MDKRKIEDEIVVALKTIFDPEIPVDIYELGLIYEVKVNDEGNAFIQMTLTSPSCPVAESLPLEVEQKAAKVEGVSSAKVDITFDPPWTQDMMSEEAKLELGFL from the coding sequence ATGGATAAAAGAAAGATTGAGGACGAAATTGTTGTCGCATTGAAGACCATCTTCGATCCGGAGATCCCAGTTGATATCTATGAACTTGGACTGATCTACGAAGTAAAGGTGAACGATGAGGGGAACGCATTCATCCAGATGACATTGACTTCTCCGAGCTGTCCAGTTGCTGAATCGCTTCCACTTGAAGTGGAGCAGAAAGCAGCGAAAGTCGAGGGTGTTTCTTCAGCTAAGGTTGACATCACATTTGATCCTCCTTGGACTCAGGATATGATGAGTGAAGAGGCCAAACTCGAACTTGGGTTCCTTTAA
- a CDS encoding 1-deoxy-D-xylulose-5-phosphate reductoisomerase: protein MADEQRKKHIAILGSTGSIGTQALEVMEEQADHFQVEVLTAGNNADLLIEQSLKFRPNAVVIANEDHFDKVRDALWDADIKVYAGQEALTQVVEMEEIDIVLTALVGFAGLKPTISAIEAGKHIALANKETLVVAGDIITTLARNKGVNIYPVDSEHSAIFQCLVGEWNNPIEKIYLTASGGPFRGRTRADLAEVTKAQALKHPNWDMGAKITIDSASLMNKGLEVIEAKWLFGLKNEQIDVIVHPQSIIHSIAQFEDGSMKAQMGLPDMKLPIQYALGFPERLKNDFPRFNFLDYPQLTFEAPDKETFKNLQLAFDALEKGGNMPCALNAANEVAVELFLKDQIGFLEMSDVIAKAMHATQFKEKPTIDDLIETDRVARAFVRR from the coding sequence ATGGCAGACGAACAACGCAAGAAACACATCGCCATCCTAGGCTCCACTGGTTCTATTGGAACACAAGCCCTGGAAGTGATGGAAGAACAAGCTGACCATTTTCAGGTCGAAGTATTGACCGCAGGAAACAACGCTGATCTCTTGATCGAGCAAAGCTTGAAGTTTCGTCCGAACGCTGTTGTTATTGCCAACGAAGACCATTTCGACAAAGTACGTGATGCTCTCTGGGATGCGGACATCAAGGTCTATGCCGGTCAAGAGGCGCTGACTCAGGTGGTTGAAATGGAAGAAATCGACATCGTGCTCACCGCACTCGTTGGTTTCGCTGGATTGAAGCCTACCATTTCTGCGATTGAAGCGGGCAAGCACATTGCACTGGCGAACAAGGAAACCCTTGTTGTTGCTGGTGATATTATTACAACGCTAGCGCGGAATAAAGGGGTAAACATCTACCCTGTTGACTCAGAGCACTCGGCTATTTTCCAATGCCTTGTGGGCGAATGGAACAATCCGATTGAAAAGATCTACTTGACTGCTAGTGGTGGTCCTTTCCGAGGACGCACACGCGCTGATCTTGCGGAAGTAACTAAAGCGCAGGCGCTGAAGCATCCTAATTGGGACATGGGTGCGAAGATTACCATCGATTCTGCCAGCCTGATGAATAAAGGTCTGGAAGTGATTGAAGCCAAGTGGCTATTTGGCCTGAAAAACGAGCAGATCGATGTGATTGTACATCCGCAATCGATCATTCACAGTATTGCACAATTTGAAGACGGAAGCATGAAAGCGCAGATGGGCTTGCCTGATATGAAGCTCCCCATTCAATATGCACTCGGGTTCCCTGAGCGACTAAAGAATGACTTTCCACGATTTAACTTTTTAGACTATCCTCAGCTGACGTTTGAAGCTCCAGACAAAGAGACCTTCAAAAATCTTCAATTGGCCTTTGATGCCCTCGAAAAGGGCGGAAATATGCCATGTGCATTGAATGCAGCCAATGAAGTAGCCGTAGAGTTGTTCCTGAAAGACCAAATTGGCTTCCTTGAGATGAGCGACGTGATTGCTAAAGCAATGCACGCCACTCAATTCAAAGAAAAGCCGACAATAGATGATCTTATTGAGACCGACCGAGTTGCCAGAGCATTCGTTCGTCGTTAA
- a CDS encoding tetratricopeptide repeat protein, with translation MKKLVVTCLILFFFSGSYAQEIDALLDEAWYGWQTNPNESLDKVDEAIALATAKGDEEKRLQGLEIKGIVYEQLGFLNKAVELYLGVLKVREEQGDVEATISLNINLGIVYQKLGQFDKAETYLTEAMSVSKKNGDDMGWVLAANNLGGNWSANGNPKEAIALFDQLLSEVEDSTLRFSLLLNKGIAAFRNEDYPEALRIYHQAKTFAYNQAVLDQIHLYSNQGQALIQTGEPKEAKELLIWCYDKAVVIENKRQQRFASKQLAAAYEALNAPDSALYWLKLNQGLVEESNKQESERYINTLTTVYEIEKKEKEIVELENEQLLKDQELFRTYGALALFGILLIGSVVFFRLRLKSKVQEKQLLDIQLKQQEEELDRFKKELEEQTKGLLERNRRIAEIRKELESYKKVEIDDEMKEVLSSKILTNQDWDNYKRTFNLAFPSFFEKLHNCANDLSQGEQRTSALIKLDLSNMEIAEILGISERSVIQNKYRLRKKLGLNDASELPSFLKGLST, from the coding sequence ATGAAAAAACTGGTTGTAACGTGCTTAATCCTTTTTTTCTTTTCGGGTTCTTACGCTCAAGAAATTGACGCTTTGCTTGATGAAGCATGGTACGGTTGGCAAACGAACCCAAATGAAAGCTTAGATAAAGTTGATGAAGCCATTGCGTTAGCTACCGCAAAAGGCGACGAAGAAAAACGCCTTCAGGGTCTAGAAATTAAAGGGATTGTTTATGAACAACTCGGCTTTCTGAATAAAGCTGTTGAACTCTATTTAGGAGTTCTAAAAGTGAGAGAGGAACAAGGGGATGTGGAAGCGACCATATCCCTTAACATCAACTTGGGAATCGTCTATCAGAAACTTGGCCAATTTGATAAAGCGGAAACATACCTTACCGAGGCGATGTCCGTCTCAAAAAAGAATGGAGATGATATGGGGTGGGTGCTTGCTGCGAATAATCTTGGAGGGAATTGGTCGGCAAACGGCAATCCCAAAGAGGCCATTGCCTTGTTTGATCAATTACTAAGTGAAGTTGAAGATTCTACGTTGCGTTTTTCGCTCTTGCTTAATAAAGGTATTGCGGCGTTTCGAAATGAAGATTATCCTGAGGCTCTTCGTATTTACCATCAAGCAAAAACCTTCGCATATAATCAGGCCGTGTTAGATCAAATACACTTATACAGCAATCAAGGTCAAGCGTTGATTCAAACAGGAGAACCTAAAGAGGCCAAAGAATTGCTTATCTGGTGTTATGATAAAGCGGTAGTCATAGAGAATAAGCGTCAACAGAGGTTTGCTTCTAAGCAATTAGCAGCTGCTTATGAAGCATTGAACGCTCCAGATAGTGCGCTTTATTGGCTAAAACTTAATCAAGGTTTAGTAGAAGAATCAAACAAACAAGAAAGCGAACGCTATATCAATACGCTCACCACGGTATATGAAATAGAGAAGAAAGAAAAGGAAATCGTTGAGCTCGAAAACGAACAACTTTTGAAGGATCAGGAGCTGTTCAGGACTTATGGGGCACTGGCGTTGTTTGGAATTCTGCTGATTGGAAGCGTGGTGTTCTTCCGATTGCGTTTGAAATCGAAGGTGCAAGAAAAGCAGTTGCTTGATATTCAGTTGAAGCAACAAGAGGAAGAATTAGATCGATTCAAAAAGGAGCTTGAAGAACAAACAAAAGGACTCTTAGAGCGAAATAGACGCATTGCGGAAATTCGAAAAGAGCTAGAAAGCTATAAGAAAGTGGAGATTGATGACGAAATGAAGGAGGTGTTAAGCTCGAAGATTCTCACCAACCAAGATTGGGACAATTATAAGCGCACGTTTAATCTTGCCTTTCCGTCGTTTTTCGAAAAACTGCACAACTGCGCGAATGACTTATCACAAGGAGAACAGCGTACATCAGCATTGATCAAGCTAGACCTTTCAAACATGGAAATTGCCGAAATTTTGGGAATATCTGAACGATCGGTAATTCAAAATAAGTACCGTTTACGAAAGAAATTAGGTCTAAATGATGCTTCGGAACTTCCTTCCTTCTTGAAGGGGTTGTCGACCTAG
- the frr gene encoding ribosome recycling factor, which produces MSEEVTMALDEAKEQMQSSINHLEVELGKIRAGKAHPSMLDSVKLDYYGTITPLKQVANVSTPDARTITVQPWEKSMLDAITTAIINSNLGLNPQNNGELIIINVPALTEERRRELSKRVRAEGENAKVSIRNARKDANDFIKSAEKDGLSEDMAKTAEGQVQDITNSFTKKIDDICDAKEADIMTV; this is translated from the coding sequence ATGAGTGAAGAGGTAACTATGGCCCTTGATGAGGCCAAAGAACAAATGCAAAGTTCCATCAACCACCTTGAGGTTGAACTAGGAAAGATCCGTGCGGGGAAGGCACACCCAAGTATGCTTGATTCGGTGAAACTTGACTACTACGGAACGATCACGCCGCTAAAGCAAGTAGCTAACGTGAGCACTCCGGATGCTCGTACGATTACTGTGCAGCCTTGGGAGAAGTCAATGTTGGACGCCATTACAACGGCTATCATTAACTCAAACCTTGGTCTAAACCCTCAGAACAACGGTGAGTTGATCATTATCAACGTACCTGCGCTTACAGAGGAACGCCGTAGAGAGCTTTCAAAGCGCGTACGCGCCGAAGGAGAGAATGCGAAGGTTTCGATTCGTAACGCACGTAAAGATGCGAACGACTTCATCAAGAGTGCTGAAAAAGACGGTTTGAGCGAAGACATGGCAAAGACAGCCGAAGGACAAGTTCAAGACATCACGAACTCATTCACAAAGAAAATAGATGACATCTGCGACGCGAAAGAAGCAGATATCATGACAGTATAA
- the pyrH gene encoding UMP kinase, protein MKYKRVLLKLSGEALMGEKQFGIDNDRLKQYAYEIKAIVDAGVETAIVIGGGNIFRGVQAEKGGIERTQGDYMGMLATMINAMALQAALEHIEVDTRLQSAIEMKQIAEPFIRRKAIRHLEKGRVVIFGAGTGNPFFTTDSAASLRAIEIDADVILKGTRVDGIYTADPEKDPSATRYSKITFDEVFQKGLKVMDMTAFTLCNENKLPIIVFDMNKPGNLLRVMEGEEVGTIVEF, encoded by the coding sequence ATGAAGTACAAGCGCGTATTATTGAAACTCAGCGGTGAAGCGCTGATGGGAGAAAAGCAATTCGGAATCGACAATGACCGTCTTAAGCAGTACGCTTATGAAATCAAGGCCATTGTAGATGCCGGAGTTGAAACAGCAATCGTGATCGGAGGTGGAAACATCTTCCGTGGAGTGCAAGCTGAAAAAGGAGGGATCGAACGTACCCAAGGTGATTACATGGGTATGCTGGCAACAATGATCAACGCCATGGCGCTCCAAGCAGCACTCGAACACATCGAAGTGGATACTCGCCTGCAATCTGCCATCGAAATGAAGCAAATTGCTGAGCCATTTATTCGCCGTAAGGCCATCAGACATTTAGAGAAAGGACGTGTTGTAATCTTCGGAGCGGGAACTGGAAATCCATTCTTTACAACAGATAGCGCAGCTTCGCTTCGTGCCATCGAAATTGATGCTGATGTGATCCTTAAAGGAACACGTGTAGATGGTATTTACACGGCAGATCCAGAGAAAGATCCTTCAGCTACGCGTTACTCTAAAATCACTTTTGACGAAGTGTTCCAGAAGGGACTAAAAGTGATGGACATGACAGCATTCACGCTGTGTAATGAAAATAAACTCCCGATCATCGTGTTTGATATGAACAAGCCTGGTAACCTCCTCCGTGTGATGGAAGGGGAAGAAGTAGGCACGATCGTTGAGTTCTAA
- the tsf gene encoding translation elongation factor Ts, translating to MKITASEVNALRKITGAGMMDCKKALQEANGDQKEAIEILRKKGQKVAAKRSDRDAAEGLVIAKTTNDGKRAAMIVLNCETDFVAKNDDFAGVANTILDAAIANNPASLDELKGLSYADSGLNIADKITEEIGKIGEKIELSAYESVAAESAFAYNHPGNKLAAIVGFNDDAGADAAKDVAMQVAAMAPVAVSPNEIPQDLIAKETEIARDLAIQEGKPAEMADKIAQGRVNKWFKEAALLEQAFIKDNKKSIKQYLGEQKEGLTVTEFRRIALS from the coding sequence ATGAAAATCACTGCATCAGAAGTTAACGCGCTTCGTAAGATCACAGGAGCAGGGATGATGGACTGCAAGAAAGCTCTTCAGGAAGCTAACGGCGACCAGAAAGAAGCGATCGAGATCCTTCGTAAGAAAGGACAGAAAGTAGCTGCTAAGCGTAGCGACCGTGACGCTGCGGAAGGTTTGGTTATTGCCAAAACTACCAACGACGGAAAGCGCGCTGCTATGATCGTTCTTAACTGTGAAACTGACTTCGTAGCGAAGAACGATGATTTCGCTGGAGTAGCTAACACTATCCTAGATGCTGCCATCGCTAACAACCCAGCTAGCCTTGACGAGTTGAAAGGATTGTCTTACGCAGATTCAGGTTTGAATATCGCTGACAAGATCACAGAAGAGATCGGTAAAATTGGTGAGAAGATTGAACTATCAGCTTACGAATCAGTAGCAGCTGAATCAGCGTTCGCTTACAATCACCCAGGAAACAAACTAGCTGCTATCGTTGGATTCAACGATGACGCTGGTGCAGACGCTGCGAAAGACGTTGCTATGCAAGTTGCAGCAATGGCTCCTGTAGCTGTTTCTCCTAACGAGATTCCTCAAGACCTTATCGCTAAGGAAACTGAGATCGCTCGTGACCTTGCTATCCAAGAAGGCAAGCCAGCTGAAATGGCTGACAAGATTGCTCAGGGCCGCGTAAACAAGTGGTTCAAAGAAGCAGCTCTTCTTGAACAAGCGTTCATCAAAGACAACAAGAAATCGATCAAGCAATACCTTGGCGAGCAGAAGGAAGGACTTACTGTCACTGAATTCCGTCGTATCGCGTTGAGCTAA
- the rpsB gene encoding 30S ribosomal protein S2, which produces MSKVSFEELLEAGVHFGHMKRKWNPNMAPYIFSEQKGIHIIDLNKTIVKLDEASQAMKQIAKSGKKILFVATKKQAKDIVAEKVKAVNMPYVTERWSGGMMTNFATIRKAIRKMSQIDKMGTDGTMATLSKRERLQVSRQRAKLEKNLGSIADLTRLPAAIFVVDVRKEHIAVAEAKKLGIPIFAMVDTNSDPRSVDFPIPSNDDASRSIAKVLDTVTHAIAEGLSERKNEKEKRSADKKKATAEETTEEKS; this is translated from the coding sequence ATGTCAAAAGTATCTTTTGAAGAGCTTCTAGAAGCCGGAGTACACTTCGGACACATGAAGCGCAAGTGGAACCCAAACATGGCTCCGTACATCTTCTCTGAGCAGAAGGGTATCCACATCATCGACCTCAACAAAACCATCGTTAAACTTGACGAAGCGTCTCAAGCTATGAAGCAGATCGCTAAGTCAGGAAAGAAAATCCTTTTCGTTGCTACTAAGAAGCAGGCGAAGGATATCGTTGCTGAGAAAGTGAAGGCAGTAAACATGCCTTACGTAACAGAGCGTTGGTCTGGAGGTATGATGACAAACTTCGCTACGATCCGTAAAGCGATCCGTAAGATGTCTCAGATCGATAAGATGGGAACTGACGGAACAATGGCTACGCTTTCAAAGCGTGAGCGCCTTCAAGTATCTCGCCAGCGTGCGAAGCTTGAAAAGAACCTTGGTTCTATCGCGGATCTAACTCGCCTACCAGCTGCGATTTTCGTTGTTGACGTACGCAAGGAACACATTGCTGTTGCTGAAGCTAAGAAGCTTGGTATTCCAATCTTCGCTATGGTGGATACAAACTCTGATCCACGTTCAGTTGACTTCCCAATTCCTTCGAACGATGACGCTTCTCGCTCAATCGCTAAAGTTCTTGATACCGTTACACACGCTATCGCGGAAGGACTTTCTGAGCGTAAGAACGAGAAAGAAAAGCGTTCTGCTGACAAGAAGAAGGCAACAGCCGAAGAAACTACAGAGGAGAAGAGTTAA
- the rpsI gene encoding 30S ribosomal protein S9 encodes MDTINTSGRRKKAVARVYLSEGSGVVTINNREIENYFPDPVMRYKINQPFALTETTGQFDVKVNVYGGGMTGQAEAIRLAISKALVEGDAERKPALKAEGLTTRDPRMVERKKFGQKKARKKFQFSKR; translated from the coding sequence ATGGATACTATCAATACATCAGGTCGTCGTAAGAAAGCAGTAGCTCGAGTTTACTTGAGCGAAGGTTCTGGAGTAGTGACGATCAACAATCGTGAGATCGAAAACTATTTCCCAGATCCTGTAATGCGTTACAAGATCAACCAACCGTTTGCATTGACTGAGACAACTGGTCAATTCGACGTGAAGGTGAACGTTTATGGTGGTGGTATGACAGGACAAGCAGAAGCGATCCGTCTTGCTATCTCTAAGGCCTTGGTCGAAGGAGATGCTGAGCGCAAGCCAGCATTGAAAGCAGAAGGTTTGACTACACGTGACCCACGTATGGTTGAGCGTAAGAAATTCGGTCAGAAGAAAGCACGTAAGAAATTCCAGTTCTCTAAGCGTTAA
- the rplM gene encoding 50S ribosomal protein L13 has protein sequence MDTLSYKTASLTKSTIDKKWVLIDAEGQTLGRLSTVVAGLLRGKHKPGYTPNLDCGDHVIVINAEKVVLSGNKWDQKEYIRHTGYPGGQRVRTAKEVLKRKPADLVEKSVKGMLPKNRLGRQIYRNLHVVVGPEHKHEAQQPEKYELNK, from the coding sequence GTGGATACTTTAAGTTATAAAACAGCATCGCTGACAAAGTCAACTATCGACAAGAAGTGGGTATTGATCGACGCTGAAGGTCAGACGCTTGGACGTCTATCTACAGTAGTTGCAGGCCTTCTTCGTGGAAAGCATAAGCCAGGTTATACGCCTAACCTTGATTGTGGAGATCACGTTATCGTAATCAACGCAGAAAAGGTAGTGCTATCTGGAAACAAGTGGGACCAGAAAGAGTACATCCGCCACACAGGTTACCCAGGCGGACAACGAGTTCGCACTGCGAAGGAAGTATTGAAGCGTAAGCCAGCTGACCTAGTTGAAAAGTCAGTAAAAGGAATGCTTCCAAAGAATCGTCTTGGACGTCAGATCTACCGCAACCTACACGTTGTTGTTGGTCCTGAGCACAAGCACGAAGCGCAGCAACCAGAGAAATACGAATTGAACAAGTAA